Genomic window (Molothrus ater isolate BHLD 08-10-18 breed brown headed cowbird chromosome 7, BPBGC_Mater_1.1, whole genome shotgun sequence):
TTTAAAGAAACAGGGGATTTCAAAGTATCATGAAAGGGTTAAAATGTAACTGATGTCCTCAATGAACTGCTGAGTGGGGGATGAGCAGatcaggttttgttttcttattcaCGGATCTTAGAGATAAAGGCAATCATCAGCCTGATAGCTCATCCTTGTGAATGCTTTCTAAAGTTTCCCCCCGTGTGACCATAAATGCGGAAGACAGTGCTACTTCCCTGTATCCTTTGGGATACTACTTCATAAACTAATAATTACTTCATAAACCCGTGATGCAAAGGGCTTTTACCTTTCTCGCTGTGGGAAGCCACAtcccctccagcagcatccccttCCTTTTGTCACCTGTGCCCTCCCCATATGTTCTTTTCAATCAGTTTCTTATGTCTTCCATCTAATTTCAAATTAAGGGTTCCGTGGTGGGCGGCaaggttttgcttttcccaCTCCCTGCCCATGAAATACGAGGCTCTCCCGTTTCACTACAGAAAGACTGGATTTCTTTGATGAGCTCCGACAAGATGTAATTTAGACTAATCTATCAGACTGATAGAAATGCAAGCAGCTATAATACTGTgaacttattttatttctcattatgcAAATAATTATGTAAAATAGGCAAATGCATAATTTCCCCCCCCAGGCTCCAGGCATTTCTCCAGTAAGCTTTAGGGAGTGCAAATTTTGATGTTCTTAGCTCAATAGCCTGTCTGATCATGTAAGACTGTATGTAAGCATGCTTCAAAATGTCGAGGTTAAAAGTGTCATAAAAGTTATTTACTAAAAGTAACTGGACAAATCTCACAGCTCAGGCGGTGGCACCGCACTTTGGCAGTGTTGGTTAGCAGGAGGTCAAGTGAGGTGCAGTCCAGCAAGTTTCAGTGGGTGGAAAGGACAAGGGGAAACGATGGCCTTTGTTCTTCTGAGGGCAAGGAGGACTGAAAGCCTTGCAACAGGTAGTCTGAAAATGTTCTCCCTCAGGCACACAAAATAAgtggtggggcagggagggggtgttttgttttgatttccctCCCCCCATGGGAAGAGTTTTCTATCAGATGGGATAGGAAACAATGAAAATTATATTGGCACCATCTAAGGAGGTTttaaaagagcaggaaaagacaTCATGTAGGGATGCCACTCCTCACTTTGACTCAGCTTGGAAGTTgaactggatttatttttaaatgagtaAAAAGACAGATAATTGTTAGTTCCTAACAATTCCTCCCTATGCACAGTAGTCTAGTCAGACAACTCCAGAGCTGGTATCAACACCAGAGACTGTAAATTTATTCTGGAATCTAGGACACGCCAGGATTTTGCTTGTGAAGGTTTACTGCTGGCAGACCATGCAGCGTACTTAGAACATTAGCAGTTAGGAGATTTTTAGAGAAAACTTTCTGAATTGCTCTGTGGTTGCAATAGACAACTTGTCAGATGCTGCAAGTCTTGTGCAGTGTGTTTGTTCTGGGTGACTGATAACCCGGCTGCTGTGCTTACTGTGCTGACGAGGATCCCTCCTGTTGTGAGaaaatttaagtaattttgCAGGTTGCTGTTTGAACTGTAGTTGATGGTACTTACAGAGGTTCTGGATTCTTTGGACTAACCTGTGTTCTAGAATCatgaattcttttcttttcttttttcttttcttttcttttttcttttcctctttcccttccctttatTGTCCCCTGAAATCTTTCAGGATGTCTTAGATCAATATAGGAGTCTGGGATTTTCTTATACCACAGTGTGTTATTGTGAGGCAACTGCCATTGCCTCTCTCTGTGATTGTTTCCCATCTCCCCGTGGGtctaaacagaaaaaagatCTTGGAATTTGGTAACATACCCAAGAGACTTTCTTCATCCATTTTAGTAAATCCTGTTGCACATTCCTGCCATCTGGGATGACCTAGCAGCATCATTCCATGTGAAAAGTTTACTCTCTTCTCTCCCTAAGAAATAATCTAGGACATAATCCTTCCTTTCTGCTTACCTTTtcactttttcccccttttgctTCACTTTGATTCTACATTATATTCATAAGTGTAAAGGATGTTTTTGTAGCACGTATCAGAGATCACAGTCATCTTTTTGGTCATTCCATGGTTTCGACGAACGACTCAAACAAAAACTGAGGAAGTCACTGATGCCGTTTGCCCTGTCTTGTAAATAAATGTGCAGTTAAAGCCTTGCCACTTGATTTGACCCACCTTACTCTGAATAGTTCCTGTCACTGTTTCCCCATTGCTGAGAGGAGTTTCTTTACATACAGAAATCAGAATGAGGAATCCATGGGGCAGAAAGTTAGAGGTTGCTTTACCTTCTCTGCATTGTCATTGCCTGCCAGTAAAACATCTCATATCATCCAATGTTTTTCCTAGTGAATATCACAAAATGCTTTGTAGAAGAAGACAGTCacataaaacaaagcaaaaaagagaGGCTTTTAGGTGATTATTACAGATTGAGGGGGGTagaagggggaaggaggaaaccaacccccccccccccccacaaaCAAATGAAgtcaaaccaaaccaaaataaaacccaaacaaatgtacaaaaaacccaacaaaaaccaaaaaataaaaccaaaccaaaccaaaccaaacccacaccAAACAACCGAGCCAAACCAGATCAAAACAAAAACTGCAaccaacccccaaaaaaccccaaacaaaactatggaaagaataattttactGAAAGCTACTAGTGgccaaaaaccaaacaacaaagcAGACAAATTCATGTCCCATGCATGGTTATTTAGGTGAAGAGTATCACAAAAATATTCTCAGTCAATAGGTGtagaaaagcaagaaatttttataaaaagccttaaaaatcGGAAAAAGTGAAGTTCCTCTAAGGCACTCTTAAACAGCTAAAACTGAGAGAGTAGAGAAGACgtttcttttccagaaagagCTGTTGCAGCCCTGACTAGCTAGTCCTTcccatatatatttttttatatgcaCAGTATTATTTTTACAAACATCTCCATTAAGAGGAGTAAATTCATTTTAGCAAGCCTGCTTATAACTGTCAACTTCTCTTAAGAAATGTAACAAAAGCTGCAGCACCATGGTCTTATTGGCATGAGGACACATTGTTCATGAGCAGTAGAGGATATGGAAAACATTTGTCCAACAATTGCTGTTGGAGCTCCCTGAGCCAAACAGCCAAACCCTGCTCTCTTTAACTGCCCTGGAGGATGGTACGGATCGTTGTCTTTGCTTAGCTGCTAACAGAAGCACAATCCTGAGCAAAGGAGTGAAAGTAAGAATTTGAGTACTGCAGTTCAGGGGGACCTCTGTCCTCAAAGGGAAGGATAGGGTAAGTGGAATAATACTTAGCTTGGGCCTGTGTGTGAGCACAAACTCTCATGGGTCAGTGAAGCAGAAGCAGGCCTTGTTGCAGCGCTTTTATCAAGCACAGCCCTTCTGTGCTGCCGAAGACACGCTCTGCCTACACAGAGGCTGGACggtcccagctccctgtgctttgGCAGcgcaccccaaaacacagctaTGCTGCAAACCCCACATTCCTGTCCTTAGCAAATGTATGCTGGTGCCTAGTTCTAGATCTTCTTGGCCTAGCAGGCCAGTAACAGGGGTCTCCCCACCTATGCCATTTTCTCCCCTGCAGGCAGGGTACTTTCACAGAGGAACTCCTGGGTTTTCACTGTTTAATTGAGTCTCTTAAGGAATCGCAGTAGTGCAAGTGGggatttaaaatttctttctttgcttaGGTAACGCTGGACGTTTAAAAAAGAAGCTGCCTTCCCCCAGCTAGGGCTTAGATCTGCATGAATAAAGCGTTTATTCGCCAGCAAAAAGCAACGGTCATGCTGCGATAACAAATCAAACCCCCCACGCTGGGGAGGCGATGGCGCACAGACACGAACATCCCAACTACGCAACAGAATCATTCTGCAAATGTACTCGGGCGCTGcgtttggaggttttttcccttactctatttttttttccttcttttttaataacTCCGGGCACAGGCAGCTGTTCGCATTTTCAAAGCCTGCTCAGAAAGCAGCCAGTTAATTTTAGTTTGCTCGGGCCACCCTGAGCGAGCTGCCCACCCCCCGCCTTCCCGGCTGTGCGGGGCAGCGCGGGGGGTGGGGGCCCCGGGCGGCTCCTCCcagccgggcccggcggggaTGGGAAAAGTTGTTCccaactttttttccccctgatgCGagctcctccccctcccctcccccagcaCGGCCCCGCCCCCCCGCGCGGATTGGCGGGCGGGCGCCGCGgggccccgcccccggcgcggTTTGTGAAtggggccggcggcgggggcggggcccgCGCGGAGCTGCGCCTTTTTTGTGTGCCGGCGGCCGCGGGCCGAGAGTCGCGGAGCGGGTGGTGtcggcggggccgcgggcggaGCGGAGCCAAACGAGCCGAACCGGGAGGCGCACGGCTACCCCGGACGCACAGCCCGCAGCGGTGTCCGTCGGGAGCGGAGCGCAGCCAAGCCGCGGGGAGGATCGCGCAGTAATTGGATTTTGAAAGTTATTTAAGCCCCGAAGTAAAATACACGGCTCAGCCAGGCGCGGTAATAATCCATTTAGCCGTAACCTAAATCCCCGGGGCCGTGCAGTCGTGCAGGGAGCAGCGCCTCCGCGGGACCCTGCGCGGAGCTGGCCAGAGCCGTCGCCGGGCTACACTCGCGCCTCCTGTTTCGCCGCCGCCGCCTTCTCCGGGGAGAGCAGCTCCGGAAACTTTCGCCTAGACTagcgccgccgccgctctgTGAGCGCCACCGCGTCGGAGCCGAGGAAAAAAGTCGCGGAGGTCCAGCGCGGAGCCGCGTTCCTCTCGTCGCCGCGCTCCTGCCCCACCAAAGGGGCCCCGCCTCCGCCCTCTGGTCGCTGATGCCCCTGGGGCGCCGCGCCGGCCGGCTCTGAAAGACTCCCCGAGGCTCCTCAGGCCCCCGGCCGCCCCGGCGATGCAGGCTGGACGAGAATGCGGCGGAGCGGCTGCCGCCGGCTGCCCCTTGCTGGGGCTGGCCGCGCTGCTGGCCGCCCTGCTAGGGACCCCCGCGGGTGCCACGGCGCAGCAGTACCACGGCGAGAAGGGCATCTCCGTGCCGGACCACGGTTTCTGCCAACCCATCTCCATCCCGCTCTGCACGGATATCGCCTACAACCAGACCATCCTGCCCAACCTGCTGGGCCACACCAACCAGGAGGACGCAGGGCTGGAGGTGCACCAGTTCTACCCGCTGGTCAAGGTGCAGTGCTCGCCCGAGCTGAAGTTCTTCCTCTGTTCCATGTACGCGCCGGTGTGCACCGTGCTGGAGCAGGCTATCCCACCCTGCCGCTCCCTCTGCGAGCGGGCCCGTCAGGGCTGCGAGGCCCTCATGAACAAGTTCGGCTTCCAGTGGCCAGAGCGGCTCCGCTGCGAGAACTTCCCCGTTCACGGTGCGGGTGAGATCTGCGTGGGGCAGAACACGTCGGATGCCCCACCAGGACCTGGTGGTGCGGCGGGTCGGGGGGTCACTGTCCACCCCACAGCTGGCTACCTCCCTGACTTTCTTACCCCGCCACAGCCACCCTCTGGCTTCTCCTTCTCTTGCCCGCGGCAGCTCAAAGTGCCCTCTTACTTGGGCTACCGGTTCCTGGGGGAGCGGGACTGTGGAGCCCCCTGTGAGCCAGCCCGGCCCAACGGGCTCATGTACTTCAAGGAGGCAGAGGTGCGATTTGCCCGGCTGTGGGTGGGCGTGTggtctgtgctttgctgtgccTCCACCCTCTTCACCGTGCTCACCTACCTGGTAGACATGCGTCGTTTCAGCTACCCGGAGAGGCCCATCATCTTCCTCTCGGGCTGCTACTTCATGGTTGCCGTGGCCTACGCAGCAGGCTTTTTGCTGGAGGAGCGGGTGGTGTGTCTAGAGCGCTTCTCTGAGGATGGCTACCGCACTGTGGCCCAAGGCACCAAGAAAGAAGGCTGCACCATCCTCTTCATGATCCTTTACTTCTTCGGCATGGCCAGCTCTATCTGGTGGGTCATCCTGTCCCTCACCTGGTTCCTGGCTGCCGGCATGAAGTGGGGCCATGAGGCCATTGAGGCCAACTCCCAGTATTTTCATctggctgcctgggctgtgcccgcTGTCAAAACCATCACCATCTTGGCCATGGGGCAGGTGGATGGGGATGTACTCAGTGGGGTGTGTTATGTAGGTATCTACAGTGTGGACTCGCTGAGGGGCTTTGTGCTGGCGCCCTTGTTTGTGTATCTCTTCATTGGCACTTCCTTCTTGCTGGCTGGCTTTGTGTCCTTGTTTCGCATCCGCACCATCATGAAGCATGATGGCACCAAGACGGAGAAACTGGAGAAGCTGATGGTCCGCATTGGTGTCTTCAGTGTCCTCTACACAGTGCCTGCCACCATTGTCCTGGCGTGTTACTTCTACGAGCAGGCCTTCCGTGGCACCTGGGAGAAGACGTGGCTCCTCCAGACCTGCAAAACGTatgctgtgccctgtcccagccactTTGCCCCTATGAGCCCAGACTTCACTGTCTTCATGATCAAGTACCTCATGACCATGATTGTTGGGATCACGACTGGCTTCTGGATTTGGTCTGGCAAAACCCTTCAGTCCTGGCGACGCTTCTACCACAGACTCAGTACCGGCAGCAAAGGTGAGACGGCAGTATGAGACCCCCGTCCCCTCTGgcacacacactctcacacaTGCATACACGCAGAGGATACTCAGCACAGGGCTAGGGCAATGGTTCCCTgaaaagggaggaagggaggcttttccaaacttttccttcctcacagaaagtttgaaaaaaaataaatcattg
Coding sequences:
- the FZD7 gene encoding frizzled-7; translated protein: MQAGRECGGAAAAGCPLLGLAALLAALLGTPAGATAQQYHGEKGISVPDHGFCQPISIPLCTDIAYNQTILPNLLGHTNQEDAGLEVHQFYPLVKVQCSPELKFFLCSMYAPVCTVLEQAIPPCRSLCERARQGCEALMNKFGFQWPERLRCENFPVHGAGEICVGQNTSDAPPGPGGAAGRGVTVHPTAGYLPDFLTPPQPPSGFSFSCPRQLKVPSYLGYRFLGERDCGAPCEPARPNGLMYFKEAEVRFARLWVGVWSVLCCASTLFTVLTYLVDMRRFSYPERPIIFLSGCYFMVAVAYAAGFLLEERVVCLERFSEDGYRTVAQGTKKEGCTILFMILYFFGMASSIWWVILSLTWFLAAGMKWGHEAIEANSQYFHLAAWAVPAVKTITILAMGQVDGDVLSGVCYVGIYSVDSLRGFVLAPLFVYLFIGTSFLLAGFVSLFRIRTIMKHDGTKTEKLEKLMVRIGVFSVLYTVPATIVLACYFYEQAFRGTWEKTWLLQTCKTYAVPCPSHFAPMSPDFTVFMIKYLMTMIVGITTGFWIWSGKTLQSWRRFYHRLSTGSKETTLTTVKEFWHKADEGKDLACLKQLRAITGSRDRTAAVCEGIEQRLCLNHTAPQTGGEGGLGFQSSAQTSLQLSAFMVG